aaattgaaaagctATTTTAATTTTGCTAGAaaggtaaaatattttttgagagaagctccaaaattgagcttctttgaaaaaatacttttaataTATACAAGAAAGTTgttttgatttataaatttttttttggaccaaactactcatgataaaatattatagttacagaaaatatttgttttatattatAGAAATTTGCAGGAGTCCCagcaaagaaaaacaaagaacccTAATCGGCCTTAGCTTTTTCGTGATCaagatatttttttctctatttatttatccatcattttgatttttatttggagaaattttttttttaagttttattttctgtttttttaaaaataatctgTGATGAAGCCtcatcatccttcttcttcttcattgaactctcgttcttttttttaaaagctatctccttttttttttctctctttctcatcatcctccatctctctctctatcccCCCTCTCTttctatctctatctctatccGTGATATCTTATGCCAGACGTAGCAATGAGGCAGTCCGACTGTGTAATTCAGCATTAGGGAGGAGAGTAGGAAGAACGGGACAAAAGGGGATAATTGACATCCTAACAAAGTTCTTGGGAGGATGATGCATGTGCCTACTTTTTGCCTTCTATATGAAGAGCACTCACCGCGGCAGGAATGTGGCATGGGCACTGCCGCCCAGGTAAGCCTAGCGTGCTTCCATTTTGATTTAGGCCCATCTAGCAAATTTTTATTgaccaaaaaatattttctgatcctctaaaattatttttaaataaaataaaaaaatttagtaaAAATTGAAAAGCTGTTTTTACTTTGCTAGGaagctaaattttttttggaaaaaactcCAAAATGaagtttctttaaaaaaattacttttaaCATACACCCAAAAAACTATtttgattcatattttttatcaaaatatatatgataaaatattataattacagaaaatatctcttttatattttgaaaatttgaaggagtcccaacaaaaaaaaaaataaagaacccaAATCGGTCTTGACTTTTTTAtgatcaaaatatattttttttctatttatttatttatcattgtaattttatttgaaaaaaaatattttttaatttttttaaaaaataatccgTGATGAAGCTTCGTCATCGTCCGTCTCTCCCATCGATCTCTCGTTCTCTCTTTCTAAAGCTCTCTCCTCATcttatttttttcctcttcctcgtcatcctccttctcctccatctCCCGCATATGGGAGGAACGGGACAAAAGTGAATAATTTGCATCCCAACAAAGTACGTGAGAGGATGATGCCTGTGCTTACTTTTTGCAGGCGCGGCATGGGCGCTGCCGCCCGGGTGAGCCGGGCGTGGTTGCTATATCCTTTAATTTAGTGGCTGGTCCCAAAAAGAAAGATCTAATGGTTGCTGCTATTTGTCAAGGGGAGATGGAAGCAAGTGTCAGCTTTGGAAGAAAGATGAATAATTAGTTGTAAATCAACTTCCTTCGTATCATATGAATAATATGACATGATCCAATAAATTCAATGAAGTAGTTGGACTCTATCTATTTTATGAGCTGCCACAATTTGATAGGGCAAACAATGACTTTGTATTTTGGTACAGCAAGATAGttaatttgaatatttataaagaaaaatattatatttataaaaataataatttataatttattaatcCTCACGTACACAAAACAAAAGCATCTTTAGTCACCTAGGCCAAATGTTTGAGCGTGCCCAACCCAAGATGCAAATTTGGAATATTTGCTTGTTAGATATATTTAAggtaatttatattttaatagcAACTTAATTTATCTGTGCGTACGAATAAAATGTTTGCGAGAAAATTTGTGAAAAGTAAAACACAAGGGTgtacaaaatcaaatcaaaagcTAAATATTACATAGTTTGCCAAAGTAAATTGATGATACCGCCGGTCATACTATGTGATATGGAAATGATGCCTACCATAAGGCACTCTATATAAAGAAGAAGCTACGATGACCCTAGATGACAAGAAAAAAATCTATCGATGCATGTGATATTACGCATGCTACCCCTTCTTCTTTCAAGGGCACTACAATTGCCCAACCTATCATTGCCATGAGGTCACCACTAAGCAACCAAGTATTACATCATAATTTTGAGCGATGCGAGTCCTCACGAGTCATGCCACGCGACATGTACACTATGATCTTGCTATACTTGTAGAGATATAGGACAATATATTTTTCGAGTGTCCTTGCCAATGCCTTATTACTAAAGTCTACCTTGCTGATATAGATGATGAGCTGGATGATGAGCCTATCATCAAGCTTGAAGCAAGTTAAGGCTAAAGCCTTATCCTTCGATCTCTATAATATATGCACCTAAAGCTGAAGAAGAGAATTGGCTTTGAACCAATATCTTTTGCACCCACATTGTTGGCGAATGTGTCTGCAACGTTAACATTAATAGTGGATCATACGAAAATATTGCATTTCAAGAAGTTGTCGATAAGTTCAATCTAGAAGCGAAGAAGAATTTCTGGTCATACAAAATTGCTTAGCTCAAAAAAAGGCAATGAAGTAACCAAGTCTGAACATtgaaatttttctatttgtgatatttATATTAACAACCTTCTGTACGATGTAACACCAATGAATCCTTGCAATACATTACTCCGTCACCCTTGGCAATATGACCAAGGGGTAACTCATGATGAAAGATGTAATGCTTACTCCTTTCACAAAGATAGTGTGAAGACTTTGCCCAAATCCATGAGGGAGGAAAGTCTAATAAAGAAGGAGGATATGAGTCTCCTTGTTGTCAAAAGCTTCCTTTTAAATAGAAATGGCAATATGTAAGTATAATGTGGATCCTAATTCTGGATAGTTAATAAAAAACTAGTGAGATCTTCGAAAATCGAGagacatctatatatatatataatatttatgttGGAGCTTGTGTGAGGTTGGGATACCAAATATCTCAGCCCGAATCTAACCTTGAATTTTAGCCCGGTCGGGATTGGGTTGGGATTTTCAGCCCAAACCCAACCCGACCTTGCCTAAACCAAAACAAGGCCGGCCCAGTTTCAGGTTGGGCTATGGGGACGACCCTCCAATGTTCAACACTAGAGCAAAAGAAAACAATTCAGCATCATATGCATCAATCTTAAACAATAGAGTGCATAAATTGACTGCTTCGTGAATACAATGAATCAAAAGAATAGTTCACCTGCTTTTCAAACTTTTTAATCAATGGCTTTTCATAAGTAAATTAATTATAATTGTCATGCTAACTTTAACAAAACGGCCAACCAACACATGCTGTAAAATGCTATTTTTATTTCTTCGTTCACGACATCATTTAAAGCCAAAGCAATTGTTAATGTTGCTGAAGAAATATTTTACATGCACCAACCCCCAAAAAAATTGCAGTTTAAACATGATGAGTCTTTGCTCTTcgtcaaacaattgattgcttCTTGAAACTAACTATACAAGATCATATGCTCCCTAAGTTAATTGCTACTCTTTTGATCCCGGCCATACACTAAATTACTAATACGAAAATTAGCTAAAGAGTGCGTTGACACTGGTCCCACGGTAACTACATCTCATAAAATTCCAATATCTATTTCATTGCCCCGACGGGGTCAGCTTGTTCTCGCCAACACCATTAGGGGCATCTGCAATGAAGAAAatcattaaagaaaaacattttATATGCATCAAACTTGAACTTCATATAGTTTAAAATCAATCACTCCTATACTCTTAGGCAACCAATTGGCTGCCACTTGCACTTATCCACGTAACAACACAAAATAAATTTCTCAAATTAATTAATCCTTAATCTATTAATTCGACTTTCATATCATAACATACCAATTTTATTGGGACGGGATTGTAAGTTTCGAGCAAAATAAGGATGCACCTTTCTTCATGCAAATCTACTATCAGATCACCTACTCACAAATCTTGAAGCACTTCGAACTCTATCATTCATCTACTTGCACATATCTTAAAGCAACCAGCCAACCAATGAATGATCCAACGATAGAATTGGGAGAAGGAAGGTGTATCCTTCCTTCGCGTGAAGGATACAACTCCGACCCATTTTTTTCATTACTCTGGTGCGTGGTTTCTTTGTTGCTCTTGACATTCAGGATCCTTGCTATTAATTGGCAATGCCACTAAGAACAACCTTCTAAAGGCAACCACGTCAATTCAAAGCCATTATAATAGCAAATAACAACTTACAATGGCAACATATCATGTTAAgagtattattttaaaaacaatATTACTAAGCATATCATGATGGGCGAGCTAGGTAGGATCGATGTACCTATCTAGAATAATTCAACAAATTGTCTTCTTACCAAAAAAAACTTATAGTTTAGAGGTGTTGGAAAAGAAATATCTTTGAAAGTTTGGTAATTGTACCAGGGCAAAAAAATGGCTACCCTTACACTGTTATCCCCCTACATAAGTGCTTGTACATGAATAATTGGATTTacagtgctttgagatctatacagTAGGTAATTCAATGATGGATTCATGCGAAAGAAGGGTTATACAACCCTGACCCCTTCGACTAAGTGGCACTAGTGGTTATTATGGGTTATGCATGCATCCGCACAACACTTGCAAGGTTTATAGACTTCGAGTGCATGCAACAAAAATGGGATAAAGAGGGGACAACAATACCCGAAAATATGGAATAGTGACATGATACAAGTTGGGCGAATTGGTCTAGATTAAGAGCCAAGCTCTTACATCAAAGCGCCAACCTACACCTAAATCAATCAATGATGTAATTACATTTAACTCCAATCAAACCTGACCTAATTCCAAAATTTTCTGtttaaagaaatttcagattgggTTATGCTAGGAGAAGCAGGGTTTGGTTGGCTGTAAGTAGGCTTTAGACTCAGTCACTTTACGAACTTTACtataaagaaatatatatatatatatatatatatttggagcCCTTAGTCAACATAGCTCATTTTTGGGCTTACCAGATCTCCAATCAGAACCGAGGTTGTCTTGATTTAGATTGGGTGGATGTTGATTCAATCAGACTGAAACTATGGGCCGTCCAGGTTATGTTTGGATTAACCAAGGTCAGGTTGCTTCCCTGGATGGTAACccccaccctctctctctcactgcCTCCGAGTTTGACCTTTTCTTTTATGGGTACAGTGAGGCGTTAGTCATCTGTGACCTCAAGAAGGAGAAAATgagaacaatttttttttttttgagagggagagagaataaaaaataaaaaaaactctatCTCCTGGTTTGACTCTTTTTCAAACCCTTGCGAAAGATGACTTTGAACGACTACTTTTCTCCTTCTGAATGCTTCTGGCTGCCCGATgctctcttatggtttatctGTGGAGTGGGACGTATGAGAGGGAGGAGCAGGGAGAAACCACACCTCCAGAGCTGAGGCTTATATGCCCCCCTGCCCCTCCATCTCACTGATCAATGATCATGGACTTCGTCTTTCTCCTTAGCGCCAAGGCCCGCGGGCGCTTCCTCCAGAGCGCAGCGCGGATACTTGGATGTTCGTATATTTGCCTGTGGAGTCCGCTCCCCCACCAATCCAAGTATGTCACGCTCTCCTCTCCCCTTTCCGCCGTCCTTCTTCCACCATCTCCCCTCTTTCACCACTTAATTCTCGGTGACACTTCCATCAGCCACCTGGCCTCCGTGGATGGATGGCACCAGGAGGACGACGGTAGCCATTGGAGGTCTCCGTCGGGCAGCGTCTCCCTGGAGCTCTTCAAGGCCTACCGGAATTCCCTCTTCAGCATCGACAGCAGGTACTATTTATGCGGTAAAAAGTTCttgaaataaaattatatatatatatatatatatatatatatatatatatatatatatatatatatatatataatatatgtgtgtgtgttttgcTCGATGCATAAGTTCTGTTTTGCTGATAtgggtttgattttttttttctgtttcaaGTTGTGTCCCTGGATCGGCCTACAAGGGAGGGTTGACATATGTGGAGCTAGGGGAGTCGGAGCTAATGATCTCGGCTTCCATGCAGATCCAGCGGCAGTTCTATCAGGTAAGAGCTGCAGCAAGTGAGGAGAGATGTGGGGTGCTTCCGTTTTCTGTATCATTCGCTTGTCATGGAGATGCTTACTCTGGGTATGTTTCCATTGTATCAGGAAGCTGGAATTAAGGTTCGTACTTAATAGTAGAGTCACAAACCATTCTTGTTATTTATCTTGAAAGTAATTGAAAAGCATATAACCCAACAATGAAATGGACTGTTGTTTCCAAACAGACAGCTGTTTTTATGGGATGCAGAAGCGGGGAGATTGAATTGGGGATGGCGACGTTGAGTAATGTAATAAATTTACTTCACATTTCGCCAAAGATCGATTGTTATATCACCACTTCGATCTCCGCTCTAATACATCCAGTTGTATTTATTCTAAATGGAATGCAGGGGCAGATGTACACGCAAATGAGCATCCAACAAGTGTTCTCCGAGGAATGCATCCAACGTTCCCTTCTAGGGGATCCATTCCCAGCACCCGACCAGGGCGGGCCCTCATCATCATCCTCCTCGTTCCGATCTCTGTCGGTGGGAAGTCCGGAGTACTCCTCCCTCCTACTCACCAAGGCGGGTGCTCATTTCATGCCGCGGGAGGTGGGTGGAGAGCAAGCGTTACTGGTTCCACCACACCAAATGTCCATCATGCAGGGCTACAGCCGCCACCGAAATGTCCAGCTTCCAACTCCTGCAGACGACGATGCAGCGATCACGAGAGCGATGCTTGCCGCTATCTCTTCAccttctacttcttcttctcctccaccgTTGTTTAATTACCAGTCTCCGCGCCAGGATCAGGCCCAGCAGAGCCGAAGGAGCCGACCGGTAGGGGCATTTGAGCCCTATAACCCAGCTCTCGCTCCAGATGTCGGACGCAACCCAGCGGTGCATGGACAGAAGATGGTGAAAACGGCGGTTTCAATCCTAAGAAGGATATATCAGATGAGATATGAACGTCGAATGCAGGAGCCACGGACGGCGAGCAACCAGTTGCACCATATGATATCAGAGCGCAGACGCCGAGAGAAGCTTAATGAGAGCTTTCATGCACTCAGAATGTTGCTTCCACCATGTACAAAGGTATGCATATATTTCTAACTAAAACTTCTTTTAACTTAACATGATGTCAAGCAAGTGTATCATATAAAGACAACCTTTGTTCCACGACAAGAATTGTATTCATATATGCACACTATATGCTCATAGCAAAATATGATTGCTTTACCTATCTGTTGACAACCTGATCAGTAGAAGGAAGTTTCATGTAAGACAGTAACTAGGGGATCCATAATTCAGTTTGATATTAGTTTCATGTTTGTTCTGTCTATTTGCGGCAACTTGATCAGGAGGAGAACGTttttgttgagaagaagtatggaAATTGGCGCCTGTTCTACAGAAGAAATCCTTGACATTGATTTCATTTCATCGACATTGTAggcttttaatatatattttggtGTCACATCTTATACTTGTTATACCTTTCTGTGACAAGTTGATCTGTAGAAAAAATAAGAATACTTGTTGTTAGACAGCAGCAAATTATTGAATGAACAATCTCTTGATAtgttccttctttttctctcccaaCAGAAGGACAAGGCGTCAGTGCTTTCCAACGCAAGGGAGTTTGTGAATACTTTGAAAGCTCGAATCTCTGAGCTTGAAGAAAGACACCGGATGCTAGAAATGCAACTTCAGCCTGCTGatgaaactaaagaagttgGTGTTTCAACCGAAACAGTAGAAGTTCAGATTACCAGGGCCTCCGAATCAACGTCGCATGCCCAAAGAATCAACCTTAGAGTTACAGTTAGGGTAGAATGTAATATGATAGATTTAGTTCTCCACATTCTTGAATGCCTGAAAGAGATGGGAGATATCAGCTTGGTATCAGTGGATGCAAGCACGGGTTTACCACAAGCGAATACATTTGCACGCTTAAACTTCACATTACAGGTTCAGGTATGTATAGTTACAAATATCCGTCATTTGATAGCATTGTTTTGGAAGTTACCTTGCCAATATTAATTCTTGTTAATCTTATGCTAAAAAGACTTGATGAACTACCAATTTgatgagattttttttctttttcacttctaaatattttatttcaaaattttgacatatttacGGGATATTTGGTTTGAATTACAAACTAAAGTAattcatattcttaagagtttatgcttaattttttttgttaatgagACCTccagaaagaagggatatggagCAGCAAATAATGTAACGaactttgtattttttttaagcaGAATAAAATGTACCGAAGCATTACGTTTTTTGGAGAGTGGGATAAAGTTCTTAAACTAATCTTATCTTATGCAAAGCTAAAAACATTGCCCCAAAGTTTTAGGACATGCATTTTTAGGTGGGCCCTCTTCATGAAATCGTTTTCAACTTTTTTCGGAATTTTCTTTCCTTGACCGGATGGCTGTCCATGGCTGGGTCAATAACAAACAACTATACCTTGTATCACAAATTTGACTGTCCCATCAAACAATTTAGCCAGGTTTGAACAGCTCGCCAGTTTCTTCCTACTGTGATGTAACATGTAGTCCCTTCAACTGAATCAATTTTTAATCTACAAGCTAACGTGATCTTTGATCTTTTGATCAGGCTAATGTATTTTGCCGGTTCTATGCTTCCCAACTTCTTAGccacctgattttttttttttctggctgtccaactaatcaagcaccaCGGAATATTTATTGATAGGTTGACGCCCATTCGTTGCTTGAATTAAGAACAGATGATGACCGGAACAACTCAAGAGTTTTCTGGTCATGCATTCCATGACTAACAACATACTAAtacatatttattattaatacaTAATGAAACATACTAATAATCAAGTAAGGGTTAGTCTAATctatattaaaaaaacaaaagaagtaaTGCTTTTGTGTACTGCTATTGATGTCACAGGCCAGTGATTGGGTCGAGGAGTTGTTCAAGGAAGCTGTGACCAGGGCGGTTGATGCTGTGGTGGCGCGACCAGCAGCCACGACTCCCTGACCTTCGTTCTCTGGAGGCTGGCCATCAATTTTGACCTATCACTTTACCCAGTCCTATTGCTTGAGCAAAGTTTAAAGCAAATTAAAGGAGCTACATGGAATCCGATTCTATTcaaagatggaagatctggACAAAGAAGCCAATAGATTCTCGGACTCCAAAATTTGGATGGAGATGGTTGGTCGCTCTTCTGGCGGCTTGACCACATTAATGAAGAGCCCTTTGAATGGGTCTAAACTTATCAGGGAGCAGTGAAGGATGGAAACCTCTCCTTAGCTATAATTTCCACGTGTTGCCTAAAATTTTGTCCTTTAATTAACAATTAGGTGTACGGGAGTGCTGAGTATAAAAATTTCGATGTAGTTTGGTGACTAAATGTCTGTTGTTTACGTAAAAATGCCTCGAGATGGAGGATTTGACTGAGAAATAGAatattatacatatataatttttttttggtaatcgCTTTGTTCCTTCAGGCATATAGACTGTTTTAGTGTGAGATTTTGCATGATGATTGGTGATTAAATCTTGTTGTTTAAGAGGCCTTGCGACGGCGAATTTGACTGGCTGGAAGTAATTGTATATGAGGTTACTTTGTCTTTTGGGGCCTCTTTTCATCTGTAGCACATGCTTGGCCACCCACTGCGTCACCTTTCTCTATCCCTAGTCAAACATCATGGTCC
This is a stretch of genomic DNA from Phoenix dactylifera cultivar Barhee BC4 chromosome 9, palm_55x_up_171113_PBpolish2nd_filt_p, whole genome shotgun sequence. It encodes these proteins:
- the LOC103709581 gene encoding putative transcription factor bHLH041 isoform X1, with the translated sequence MIMDFVFLLSAKARGRFLQSAARILGCSYICLWSPLPHQSKYVTLSSPLSAVLLPPSPLFHHLILGDTSISHLASVDGWHQEDDGSHWRSPSGSVSLELFKAYRNSLFSIDSSCVPGSAYKGGLTYVELGESELMISASMQIQRQFYQEAGIKTAVFMGCRSGEIELGMATLSNGQMYTQMSIQQVFSEECIQRSLLGDPFPAPDQGGPSSSSSSFRSLSVGSPEYSSLLLTKAGAHFMPREVGGEQALLVPPHQMSIMQGYSRHRNVQLPTPADDDAAITRAMLAAISSPSTSSSPPPLFNYQSPRQDQAQQSRRSRPVGAFEPYNPALAPDVGRNPAVHGQKMVKTAVSILRRIYQMRYERRMQEPRTASNQLHHMISERRRREKLNESFHALRMLLPPCTKKDKASVLSNAREFVNTLKARISELEERHRMLEMQLQPADETKEVGVSTETVEVQITRASESTSHAQRINLRVTVRVECNMIDLVLHILECLKEMGDISLVSVDASTGLPQANTFARLNFTLQVQASDWVEELFKEAVTRAVDAVVARPAATTP
- the LOC103709581 gene encoding putative transcription factor bHLH041 isoform X2, whose amino-acid sequence is MIMDFVFLLSAKARGRFLQSAARILGCSYICLWSPLPHQSNHLASVDGWHQEDDGSHWRSPSGSVSLELFKAYRNSLFSIDSSCVPGSAYKGGLTYVELGESELMISASMQIQRQFYQEAGIKTAVFMGCRSGEIELGMATLSNGQMYTQMSIQQVFSEECIQRSLLGDPFPAPDQGGPSSSSSSFRSLSVGSPEYSSLLLTKAGAHFMPREVGGEQALLVPPHQMSIMQGYSRHRNVQLPTPADDDAAITRAMLAAISSPSTSSSPPPLFNYQSPRQDQAQQSRRSRPVGAFEPYNPALAPDVGRNPAVHGQKMVKTAVSILRRIYQMRYERRMQEPRTASNQLHHMISERRRREKLNESFHALRMLLPPCTKKDKASVLSNAREFVNTLKARISELEERHRMLEMQLQPADETKEVGVSTETVEVQITRASESTSHAQRINLRVTVRVECNMIDLVLHILECLKEMGDISLVSVDASTGLPQANTFARLNFTLQVQASDWVEELFKEAVTRAVDAVVARPAATTP